The Vidua macroura isolate BioBank_ID:100142 chromosome 11, ASM2450914v1, whole genome shotgun sequence genome includes a region encoding these proteins:
- the CES2 gene encoding cocaine esterase isoform X1: protein MSPASPIASLCALFCSVAFLVCGAEGQSGAEPEVTIAFGRLKGTQTSVKGTDKLVNVFLGIPFAKAPLGSLRFSPPEPPEPWTGVRDATSYPPLCPQDLSLLKTAEKNFKEKHLAFQTSEDCLYLSVYSPAGSSKKDKLPVMVWIHGGNFIFGGAARYDGSALSAYENVVVVLIQYRLGLLGYFNTGDEHARGNWAYLDQVAALRWVQGNIEHFGGDPASVTLFGISAGSCSVFAHVLSPLSKGLFHKAISESGILIPPRKNLHLSTDLEKIASIFKCETSSSLSLLNCLRKQEAEHIVLKSKEISFLPLVLDGVFLHKPPEEILAGKEFSAVPFMIGVTNNEFGWNIRSTSKMTSLREIGDRKSIASTVEVFLPMIDLPSDFLPMILDEYLGDTEDPAELRDGFLDLLGDMAIVMPAIKALNYHRESGAPTYFFEFQHRASAYWDSKPDYVKADHGDEVGFVFGGPFLAGDIQLRSEVTEEEKTLSRTLMKYWANFARNGNPNGEGLVEWPSYNLNEEYLQINLQQKKDRKLKEKKVEFWKKVILEKANNKSTQNKKFKLEL, encoded by the exons ATGTCTCCTGCGAGCCCGATCGCGTCGCTTTGCGCCTTGTTTTGTAGCGTAGCGTTCCTCGTGTGCGGAGCAGAAG GACAGAGTGGTGCTGAGCCAGAAGTGACAATTGCATTCGGACGGCTCAAAGGAACACAGACAAGCGTGAAGGGCACAGACAAGCTTGTAAACGTTTTCCTTGGAATTCCTTTTGCAAAAGCCCCTCTTGGATCCTTGAGGTTTTCTCCACCTGAACCACCTGAACCCTGGACTGGTGTGAGAGATGCAACTTCTTACCCACCGCT CTGTCCTCAAGATCTGTCCCTgttgaaaacagcagaaaaaaactttaaagaaaagcacCTTGCATTCCAAACTTCTGAGGACTGTTTGTATCTCAGTGTTTACAGCCCTGCTGGCTCAAGCAAGAAGGACAAGTTACCT GTAATGGTGTGGATCCATGGAGGCAATTTTATATTTGGTGGTGCTGCTCGGTATGATGGCTCTGCACTGTCTGCCTACGAGAATGTTGTGGTGGTATTAATTCAGTACAGACTGGGACTCCTTGGATACTTCAA CACTGGTGACGAGCACGCCCGCGGGAACTGGGCGTACCTGGATCAAGTCGCTGCTCTGCGGTGGGTCCAAGGAAATATTGAGCACTTTGGTGGGGACCCAGCATCTGTCACTCTCTTTGGGATATCTGCAGGATCTTGCTCTGTTTTTGCACAT GTGTTATCTCCTTTATCTAAGGGTCTCTTTCATAAAGCAATATCAGAGAGTGGAATTCTAATTCCCCCCAGGAAAAATTTACATCTTTCAACAGATCTTGAG aaaattgcCAGTATCTTCAAGTGTGAGACAAGCagttccctctccctgctgaacTGCTTGAGGAAGCAGGAAGCAGAGCACATAGTCCTTAAAAGCAAG GAAATCTCATTTCTACCCTTAGTTTTGGATGGAGTGTTTCTTCATAAGCCACCTGAAGAGATATTGGCTGGAAAAGAATTCAGTGCAGTCCCGTTCATGATAGGAGTCACCAACAATGAATTTGGCTGGAATATTAGATCG ACATCAAAAATGACAAGTTTGAGGGAAATAGGAGATAGAAAATCAATTGCCTCAACTGTAGAGGTTTTTCTACCAATGATT GATTTACCCTCAGATTTTCTGCCCATGATCTTAGATGAATATCTGGGAGACACAGAGGACCCTGCAGAGCTTCGGGATGGATTCCTGGACCTGCTGGGGGACATGGCAATTGTCATGCCAGCCATTAAAGCACTGAATTATCACAGGG AGTCTGGAGCTCCTACATACTTCTTCGAGTTCCAGCACCGGGCCAGTGCATACTGGGATAGCAAACCCGACTATGTGAAGGCTGACCATGGGGATGAAGTTGGTTTTGTCTTTGGGGGGCCATTTCTGGCTGGGGACATCCAGCTCCGCA GTGAAGTTACAGAGGAAGAGAAGACCCTCAGCAGAACTCTAATGAAGTACTGGGCTAACTTTGCTCGAAATGG AAATCCTAATGGAGAGGGTCTGGTTGAATGGCCATCTTACAATCTTAATGAAGAATACTTGCAGATAAATCTACAacaaaagaaagacagaaagttgaaagaaaagaaggtaGAATTCTGGAAAAAAGTAATCCTTGAAAAGGCAAATAACAAAAGCACGCAAAACAAGAAGTTTAAATTAGAGTTATAG
- the CES2 gene encoding cocaine esterase isoform X2, with amino-acid sequence MQLLTHRCESSSFVARTCLCCCPQDLSLLKTAEKNFKEKHLAFQTSEDCLYLSVYSPAGSSKKDKLPVMVWIHGGNFIFGGAARYDGSALSAYENVVVVLIQYRLGLLGYFNTGDEHARGNWAYLDQVAALRWVQGNIEHFGGDPASVTLFGISAGSCSVFAHVLSPLSKGLFHKAISESGILIPPRKNLHLSTDLEKIASIFKCETSSSLSLLNCLRKQEAEHIVLKSKEISFLPLVLDGVFLHKPPEEILAGKEFSAVPFMIGVTNNEFGWNIRSTSKMTSLREIGDRKSIASTVEVFLPMIDLPSDFLPMILDEYLGDTEDPAELRDGFLDLLGDMAIVMPAIKALNYHRESGAPTYFFEFQHRASAYWDSKPDYVKADHGDEVGFVFGGPFLAGDIQLRSEVTEEEKTLSRTLMKYWANFARNGNPNGEGLVEWPSYNLNEEYLQINLQQKKDRKLKEKKVEFWKKVILEKANNKSTQNKKFKLEL; translated from the exons ATGCAACTTCTTACCCACCGCTGTGAGAGCAGTTCATTTGTGGCCAGAACCTGCCTGTGCTG CTGTCCTCAAGATCTGTCCCTgttgaaaacagcagaaaaaaactttaaagaaaagcacCTTGCATTCCAAACTTCTGAGGACTGTTTGTATCTCAGTGTTTACAGCCCTGCTGGCTCAAGCAAGAAGGACAAGTTACCT GTAATGGTGTGGATCCATGGAGGCAATTTTATATTTGGTGGTGCTGCTCGGTATGATGGCTCTGCACTGTCTGCCTACGAGAATGTTGTGGTGGTATTAATTCAGTACAGACTGGGACTCCTTGGATACTTCAA CACTGGTGACGAGCACGCCCGCGGGAACTGGGCGTACCTGGATCAAGTCGCTGCTCTGCGGTGGGTCCAAGGAAATATTGAGCACTTTGGTGGGGACCCAGCATCTGTCACTCTCTTTGGGATATCTGCAGGATCTTGCTCTGTTTTTGCACAT GTGTTATCTCCTTTATCTAAGGGTCTCTTTCATAAAGCAATATCAGAGAGTGGAATTCTAATTCCCCCCAGGAAAAATTTACATCTTTCAACAGATCTTGAG aaaattgcCAGTATCTTCAAGTGTGAGACAAGCagttccctctccctgctgaacTGCTTGAGGAAGCAGGAAGCAGAGCACATAGTCCTTAAAAGCAAG GAAATCTCATTTCTACCCTTAGTTTTGGATGGAGTGTTTCTTCATAAGCCACCTGAAGAGATATTGGCTGGAAAAGAATTCAGTGCAGTCCCGTTCATGATAGGAGTCACCAACAATGAATTTGGCTGGAATATTAGATCG ACATCAAAAATGACAAGTTTGAGGGAAATAGGAGATAGAAAATCAATTGCCTCAACTGTAGAGGTTTTTCTACCAATGATT GATTTACCCTCAGATTTTCTGCCCATGATCTTAGATGAATATCTGGGAGACACAGAGGACCCTGCAGAGCTTCGGGATGGATTCCTGGACCTGCTGGGGGACATGGCAATTGTCATGCCAGCCATTAAAGCACTGAATTATCACAGGG AGTCTGGAGCTCCTACATACTTCTTCGAGTTCCAGCACCGGGCCAGTGCATACTGGGATAGCAAACCCGACTATGTGAAGGCTGACCATGGGGATGAAGTTGGTTTTGTCTTTGGGGGGCCATTTCTGGCTGGGGACATCCAGCTCCGCA GTGAAGTTACAGAGGAAGAGAAGACCCTCAGCAGAACTCTAATGAAGTACTGGGCTAACTTTGCTCGAAATGG AAATCCTAATGGAGAGGGTCTGGTTGAATGGCCATCTTACAATCTTAATGAAGAATACTTGCAGATAAATCTACAacaaaagaaagacagaaagttgaaagaaaagaaggtaGAATTCTGGAAAAAAGTAATCCTTGAAAAGGCAAATAACAAAAGCACGCAAAACAAGAAGTTTAAATTAGAGTTATAG
- the LOC128812671 gene encoding fatty acyl-CoA hydrolase precursor, medium chain-like, protein MAAARDTALLAWVLFFGGTALVATEEPEAETKYGRVRGYQFTVDTAERTVNVFLGLPFAKPPLGSLRFSEPQPPEPWEGVRDATSYPPMCLQDQVQGQIISDMITNRKEKVPLQVSEDCLYLNVYTPVSTGKQEKLPVLVWIHGGGLVVGAASSYDGSAIAAFDNVVVVTIQYRLGIAGYFSTGDEHARGNWGYLDQVAALQWIQENIMHFGGDPGSVTIFGESAGGISVSALVLSPLAKGLFHKAISESGTATLGLFTDQPKEDAQKIAAASGCEKSSSAAMVECLRGKTEEELLQITLKMDRTALQVCNDTSPEKCKQDFYFSSACVDGAFFPKSPMELLAEKSINKVPYIIGVNNCEFGWVLPMAMKYPPFVDGLDKDVARQVLQSNLAIFIKGLTSEVVDRVYKEYMGDAESPAQVRDGLLDAMGDVYFVISAVEVARYHRDAGNPVYFYEFQHRSSSLEGVVPEFVKADHGAEIAFVFGKPFLAGGATTEENKLSRTVMRYWTNFAKNGNPNGEGLVHWPLYDLEEKYLGIDLEQKAAEKLKEHRIEFWAQLMKQSQTGWRQHTDL, encoded by the exons ATGGCAGCTGCGAGGGACACGGCGCTGCTGGCCTGGGTCCTCTTCTTCGGGGGCACGGCGCTGGTGGCCACAG aagAACCAGAAGCGGAGACCAAATATGGGAGAGTCCGAGGCTACCAATTCACAGTGGACACAGCTGAGAGGACTGTAAATGTCTTTTTGGGACTTCCTTTTGCTAAGCCTCCGCTTGGATCCCTGAGGTTTTCTGAACCCCAGCCACCTGAGCCATGGGAAGGTGTCAGAGATGCCACTTCCTACCCACCAAT gTGTCTACAGGACCAAGTACAAGGACAGATTATTTCAGACATGATTAccaacagaaaagagaaagttcCTCTGCAAGTGTCTGAGGATTGTCTGTACCTAAATGTGTACACCCCCGTTTCTacaggaaaacaggagaaaCTGCCT gTCTTAGTATGGATCCATGGAGGTGGATTAGTTGTTGGAGCAGCTTCATCATATGATGGCTCAGCAATAGCAGCCTTTGACAACGTGGTGGTTGTAACAATTCAGTACAGACTAGGTATTGCTGGATATTTTAG cactggtGATGAGCATGCCCGAGGTAACTGGGGATATTTAGACCAAGTAGCGGCTCTTCAGTGGATTCAGGAGAATATCATGCATTTTGGAGGAGATCCAGGATCTGTCACCATCTTTGGAGAATCTGCAGGAGGAATCAGTGTTTCTGCTCTT GTCTTATCTCCCCTGGCCAAGGGCTTGTTCCACAAGGCCATTTCAGAGAGTGGCACTGCAACCCTGGGCTTGTTCACTGACCAGCCTAAGGAGGATGCACAA AAaattgctgctgcctctggctgtGAAAAATCCAGTTCAGCTGCAATGGTTGAATGCTtgagaggaaaaacagaagaagaacTACTACAGATCACACTGAAAATG GACAGGACAGCACTGCAGGTCTGCAATGACACCTCACCTGAAAAGTGCAAACAG GATTTCTATTTCAGCAGTGCATGTGTAGATGGTGCGTTTTTTCCAAAAAGTCCCATGGAATTACTAGCTGAAAAATCAATCAATAAAGTCCCATACATAATAGGAGTAAATAACTGTGAATTTGGATGGGTTCTTCCTATG GCGATGAAATATCCTCCTTTTGTGGATGGTTTGGATAAAGATGTTGCACGTCAAGTTTTACAGAGCAACTTAGCAATATTCATTAAG GGCCTTACATCTGAAGTTGTTGACAGAGTGTACAAGGAGTACATGGGGGATGCAGAAAGCCCTGCTCAGGTCCGAGATGGCCTCCTGGATGCAATGGGAGATGTCTACTTTGTCATCTCAGCTGTGGAAGTGGCCAGATACCACAGAG ATGCCGGCAACCCAGTCTACTTTTATGAATTCCAACATCGATCGAGTTCACTGGAAGGTGTGGTACCAGAGTTTGTAAAAGCAGATCATGGAGCTGAGATTGCCTTTGTCTTTGGAAAGCCATTCTTAGCGG GAGGTGctacaacagaagaaaataaactgagCAGAACTGTTATGAGATACTGGACCAACTTTGCTAAAAACGG AAATCCCAACGGAGAGGGCTTGGTCCATTGGCCCCTGTATGACCTGGAGGAAAAATACCTGGGAATAGACCTGGagcaaaaggcagcagagaaacTGAAAGAACACAGAATAGAGTTTTGGGCACAGCTCATGAAACAAAGCCAAACTGGATGGAGACAACACACAGATTTATAA
- the PDCD2L gene encoding programmed cell death protein 2-like gives MAGGPPVLLGLRDAAMAGPGPAGPLPAWATNKLGGTADWVPAVRAGPPRCARCGRALLLLVQVYCPLERGPAHRALHVFACAAPRCPGAARSWKVLRSHYSQAQDKHTRALGAQQKQESNFAAKDWCEDADDWGACDGAEAPTCASLELLGLKEAVSSEVECASQLQQLHLSEPAHGPGAQDSHPAASEDMVMAVAGSAPVFQPFYINVVDEEDYMGFLDTDHADKLLKEYQQRECVDLEQMMSESYAGEDGNEKYEKSEVKNWDHTFHKFMKRISVCPEQILRYSWGGQPLFITCPPANLDQAIPACSTCGSSRVFEFQLMPTLVSMLQSDSDLSVEFGTVIVYTCERSCWPTNHQTPLEEFLFVQEDPDQRFFK, from the exons ATGGCGGGCGGGCCGCccgtgctgctggggctgcgcGACGCCGCCatggcggggccgggcccggccgggccgcTCCCGGCGTGGGCCACCAACAAGCTGGGCGGCACCGCG GACTGGGTGCCGGCCGTGCGGGCGGGCCCGCCGCGGTGCGCGCGGTGCGGgcgggcgctgctgctgctggtgcaggtGTACTGCCCGCTGGAGCGCGGCCCCGCGCACCGCGCCCTCCACGTGTTCGCCTGCGCCGCGCCGCGCTGCCCGGGAGCCGCCCGCAG CTGGAAGGTGCTGCGCTCCCACTACTCGCAGGCCCAGGACAAACACACCCGAGCTCTCGGCGCCCAACAG AAACAAGAATCAAACTTTGCTGCAAAGGACTGGTGTGAAGATGCAGATGACTGGGGAGCCTGTGATGGAGCAGAGGCTCCTACATGTGCTTCCCTTGAGCTGCTTGGCCTAAAGGAAGCTGTGAGCAGTGAGGTGGAGTGtgcatcccagctccagcagctccacctgTCAGAGCCTGCCCATGGCCCGGGTGCCCAGGACAGCCATCCTGCAGCCAGTGAGGACATGGTGATGGCAGTGGCTGGTTCAGCTCCTGTGTTCCAGCCCTTCTACATTAATGTTGTGGATGAGGAAGACTACATGGGTTTCCTTGATACAGATCATGCAGATAAGCTACTGAAGGAGTATCAGCAGAGAGAGTGTGTTGACTTGGAACAGATGATGTCAGAAAG TTATGCAGGTGAAGATGGTAATGAAAAATACGAGAAGAGTGAAGTCAAAAACTGGGACCATACATTCCATAAATTCATGAAAAGAATATCTGTATGTCCTGAACAGATTCTAAG ATACTCTTGGGGTGGCCAGCCTTTATTCATCACGTGTCCTCCAGCCAACCTGGACCAGGCTATTCCAGCCTGCAGTACCTGTGGAAGCAGCAGAGTGTTTGAGTTCCAGCTGATGCCCACACTGGTCAGCATGCTCCAGAGTGACTCAG aTCTGTCAGTGGAATTTGGAACTGTTATAGTTTACACATGTGAGAGAAGCTGTTGGCCGACAAATCATCAAACTCCTcttgaagaatttctttttgtaCAAGAAGACCCAGATcagagattttttaaataa